A single window of Candidatus Omnitrophota bacterium DNA harbors:
- a CDS encoding HAMP domain-containing protein, translating into MPARYVSSPLYSSLRGKRVYISLTVAIPLTIAALVFGYGIIYLGVFDSFVSSGAAPAGAAELARAMDRLKTLLISSLFISLIIGAGLAYGITLPLRHMITAAERVSGGDLTQTLGMLRTDEIGSVGAAFDEILVSVNRHILQGLGSGFLSLNQKGRVVAMNPTTARLILGADSQSAVGKKISEVFPKIQENAPFYEVLDWAMKGGRVNKSSDMTLHTAEGRSVSVKLNTALLKREDDTVVGVAIHLKDLNELEEENRRMASLDKLVGLGELAANLAHEIRNPLGSIKGFVELIGEDMPEDAPNRRYVGLLLKEVDRVNLLVERLLRLSRPEPEEKVHEALDLHKLLDHCLLLAGLKELGKERISIVREYKQEAAKLYGNLDLLQQAFLNIVLNAAHAMPDGGILTLKTRAIDEGAKAQVEIRDTGFGIPAERLDKIFEPFFSTRTGGTGLGLAIAQRNVNHHGGEIQVTSVEGQGTNFTVTLPLQSQNKG; encoded by the coding sequence ATGCCCGCGAGATACGTTTCCAGCCCCCTCTATTCCAGCCTTCGCGGTAAACGCGTCTATATCAGTCTTACCGTTGCGATTCCTCTGACCATTGCTGCCTTGGTTTTTGGCTATGGGATCATCTACCTGGGTGTCTTTGATTCCTTTGTGTCCAGCGGCGCGGCCCCGGCAGGCGCTGCGGAGCTTGCCAGGGCCATGGACCGCCTAAAGACCCTGCTTATTTCGAGTCTGTTTATCTCCTTGATTATCGGCGCAGGTTTGGCCTACGGCATCACCCTGCCTTTGCGCCACATGATTACCGCAGCTGAACGCGTTTCCGGAGGGGACCTAACCCAGACCCTGGGTATGCTGCGGACGGACGAAATCGGTTCGGTGGGAGCGGCCTTTGACGAGATCCTTGTGTCCGTGAACCGGCACATTCTCCAGGGATTGGGGAGCGGGTTCTTGAGTTTGAACCAGAAGGGGCGTGTTGTGGCCATGAATCCCACCACTGCGCGTTTGATTTTGGGCGCGGACTCACAAAGCGCGGTGGGCAAGAAAATTTCCGAAGTCTTTCCCAAGATCCAAGAGAACGCTCCCTTCTATGAAGTTCTGGACTGGGCCATGAAAGGAGGGCGTGTCAATAAGTCCTCGGACATGACCTTGCATACTGCGGAAGGCCGCTCGGTCTCTGTCAAACTCAACACCGCTTTGCTGAAGCGCGAGGACGACACGGTTGTGGGCGTGGCCATTCACCTAAAAGACCTCAATGAACTTGAGGAAGAAAACCGGCGTATGGCCAGTCTGGACAAGCTCGTGGGATTGGGGGAACTGGCTGCCAATCTGGCGCATGAAATCCGCAATCCGCTGGGGTCGATCAAGGGCTTTGTGGAGCTTATCGGCGAGGACATGCCCGAGGATGCGCCGAATAGACGGTACGTGGGTTTGCTTCTAAAGGAAGTGGACCGGGTCAATCTTTTGGTAGAACGATTGCTGCGTCTTTCACGCCCTGAGCCCGAGGAGAAAGTTCACGAGGCCTTAGACCTGCACAAGCTGCTGGACCACTGTTTGCTCTTAGCCGGACTCAAGGAGTTGGGGAAGGAGCGAATTTCTATTGTCCGGGAGTACAAGCAAGAGGCGGCCAAGCTGTATGGGAATCTGGATTTGCTTCAGCAGGCTTTCTTGAATATTGTATTGAATGCCGCCCATGCCATGCCTGATGGCGGTATCCTGACCTTGAAAACCCGGGCCATCGACGAAGGGGCAAAGGCCCAGGTGGAGATCCGGGATACAGGCTTCGGGATTCCTGCGGAAAGACTCGACAAGATTTTTGAACCCTTCTTTTCCACCCGCACGGGAGGAACGGGATTGGGTTTGGCCATTGCCCAAAGAAATGTAAACCATCATGGGGG
- a CDS encoding PilZ domain-containing protein has protein sequence MSDSTPLDERLIESGLLTRQQLDEVRWSARNSERSIWAELVRSGLLNQEQLACFFGAQLSVPYVDLSAYRLGLNLSQYVPEHLAREFLAAPLFEVEGTLYVAMANPLNLSALDEIRRSSQLDVEAVIASGRQVFSALDAIYGSPGPPLDAFSYYEGSVAPGSPQTRESTRVPFVNPATLEFTDHSIRLITDGPVQAYTEDLSAKGVSVRTAVFLPKGTPVKVTLDLAAQRDWGGPAPVCAMARVAHASRSFPAKDGSDPYVLGVEFLDLDSETAQALDRWVNARSQT, from the coding sequence ATGAGCGATTCAACTCCGTTGGATGAGCGACTTATTGAATCGGGTCTTCTGACCCGGCAGCAACTGGATGAAGTTCGATGGAGCGCGCGCAACAGCGAGCGTTCTATTTGGGCGGAACTTGTCCGTTCAGGCCTTCTAAACCAGGAACAGCTGGCGTGTTTTTTCGGAGCCCAGCTATCTGTGCCCTATGTGGACCTTTCCGCCTACCGCTTGGGTCTGAACCTTTCCCAATATGTTCCCGAACACTTGGCCCGTGAGTTTTTGGCTGCTCCGCTCTTTGAAGTGGAGGGAACGCTCTATGTGGCCATGGCCAATCCCTTGAATCTTTCGGCGCTGGATGAGATCCGGCGCAGTTCCCAGCTCGATGTGGAGGCGGTGATTGCCTCGGGAAGACAGGTTTTTTCGGCGCTGGACGCCATTTACGGAAGTCCGGGGCCGCCGCTGGATGCCTTTTCTTATTATGAAGGTTCCGTTGCTCCGGGTTCCCCGCAAACGCGGGAATCCACGCGCGTGCCTTTCGTGAATCCAGCGACTTTGGAGTTCACCGACCACTCAATTCGATTGATTACCGACGGTCCTGTCCAAGCTTACACCGAAGATCTCAGTGCCAAGGGGGTTTCCGTGCGCACAGCGGTCTTTCTGCCTAAGGGCACGCCTGTGAAGGTGACCTTGGATTTGGCGGCCCAGCGCGATTGGGGCGGGCCGGCCCCTGTGTGCGCGATGGCGCGAGTGGCCCATGCTTCCAGAAGCTTTCCGGCCAAGGACGGTTCAGATCCCTATGTCCTAGGCGTGGAGTTTTTAGATCTGGACTCGGAGACAGCCCAGGCGTTGGACCGCTGGGTGAATGCCCGGTCCCAGACCTGA